ATTATTCCTATTGTTATTATACTGCTGTGGTCCAACGCTTTTTATTCTTCTAAGGTTGTTAGACGAAGTTAACTCCTTTAGCCGATGCTGCTGTGAGTGGTTTTGtgttggttagtgtgtgtgtgtgtttgtgtgcaggcaagagagatgaagagagcgtgtgattgtgtgtgacaGTTTTATGGCGTACGGTCGGAGTTATAATGTTCTGTCTTTCCTTTCATCATCTGTCACCTAACAACACATGAAATTGATATGATTACTTCTCCCCCGCCATTTTGTGTAAAATTGTCACCTTTTTTgcctgtttctttttttcccatGTGGACTGTTTCCCTGAAGGCAACACCCACAAACATACAACGTCTGACACACATGTAGTGCCGAGACACAAACTGACACATACGTCAACACATGCAGACCACACAGAGCACTGGGGCCCCAGAGGACAAGGAGGGGAAGGTGTTGAGGAGAAACCTGTTTCAATCATGGCAATAATACGATAATACCATCGTTGTACATTTATAGAAAGTGCGTCTTCTATGTCACAGTATGGTTGTGCAATTTCAAACAAGCGtactttatatacagtatattttcagAACTGTTATCTTAATTGTAagctatactgtgtgtgtgtgtgtgtgtgtgcgtgtgtgtgtgtgtgtgcgcacgtgcgtgtgtgttgctttCCAGGTGGGTTGGAGCACAGCCAGGGACTACTACACCTTCCTCTGGTCTCCCATGCCAGAGGACTATGAACCTGGTAGCACCGTACACAGGACCGTGGTGTTCCAAGGTAGTctctgttctcacacacacacacacacacactagcactgGCTTGTACTGGCATACTGTGTTCAAACATATAAAAATAGACAACCATTATATgtgcactcacccacacacatatacagtagacTTGCAGTGTTTATATACAGACACAGGGAACAACCATGTACAGGACCAGGGGATTTCAAGGTAACTTCTCTATTTTTACGGTGCGTATAAAAACCAGGCCTGGTATTTTATTAAAGGAACACGACCACAACCACGGCCAGAGCCCCGAACACCTCTCTGACTCTGAGAGGAAACCACAcgacatacacaacacacaacacacacacaccaacatctgTGGACAGGTTTTACTGTGTCTGAAATGGTCAGATATTACACAGTTTAAGTACGAGAGCACTCTGCGGTGTGTCTGTaaaactgccagtctgctggatATATTGTGTTGTGACTGCTAGCGCTGGTCCAGGCCCACTGCTCGCTACTCTGAAATACAAAGGAAGTATCAAAATAATCAGTCACATAATCGCTAGACTTATGTTTAAGATGGAGTCattatggagtcaggtggctgagcgggttagggaatcgggctagtaatctgaaggttgccagttcgattcctggccgtgccaaattatgttgtgtccttgggcaaggcacttcaccctacttgcctcagggggaatgtccctgtacttactgtaagtcgctctggataagagcgtctgctaaatgactaaatgtaagatgtGCATGTGGGTAGTTCCGTTCATACCCATTCTGTGACCCAATATCATGCTGTGTGGTAAATACTCCAACTCAAATCCATGATGTGTTAAGTTCTCACACAATATGTTCGTTGGTGTTTTCTCACCTCTACACACTCTCCCAGGcccggggggacaggggggacacgaccccccccatcctgggggaaaatatgatttgtccccccaataaatcactgtaaacataaggacatttcaataatattaataatatacatttaacatattacaatgtaggctatgtgttacagcagtcattttggtgtccccctcaggaatagcttttgagaaaatgtcatataattgaattgtccccccccccccccccccccccccaaaattgatagcagattttcgccactctCGCAGGCTACTATGTGCCCAAGAGTGATGGGGGAGTTCTACCAGTTCTGCTACGTCACCCACACGGGGGACATCCGAGGCGCCAGCACGCCCTTCCTGTTCCGCACGGCCACGCCCACCGAGGAGCTGCTCACCGTCACCGAGGACGACAGCAACTCCGACATCTGGTCGTCACCACCAAGAGCGGCCTGCTGGAGGTAGTCTGAGCCTGTGGAGAccggctctctctcacacacacacacagatgcaccctcacacacacagacacacacacacccacagacacacgagcacacacacacagacagatgcactctcacacacaaacacaatcacgcaccctaaaacacacatgcacatacacacatattgaGACACTATAATCAGATGCAGTCCGATTGTGAAAcgcagtactgtgcaaaagtcataCACGGTTATTTTTTGGAAGCAAAAATGCTTctttaaataattaaatgaaaagacaacaaaaaccTTCTCTACAGtgcacttttatactgccgCATAATAACAGATTTCTATTTTATTTGAGACAATACATGCTTAAAGAAGACTTTTGTATGAGTACTCTacattccctcctctcctccctcctcccccccctcctcccccccctcctctcccccccccctcctctccccccctcccccctcctctcccccctcctcccccccctcctcctccctcctcccccccctcccccctcccccctcccctcctcccccccctcctctccccccccccccctggcgcGGGCAGGAGGCACAGCAGGAGCGGCGGGAGCTGCTGAAGGCCATGCACCtcctgcaggaggagaagaagctgctgctggaggagcagaggcgtctggccagggagagggagctggagagggagacatgcagcCTCCTGCGCACCCACAACCaggtgagggctgtgtgtgtgtgtgtgcgtgtgtgtttgtgcatgggtgtgtgtgtgtgtgtgtgtgtgtgtgtagatagtcTGTATTTGATCCTGTGCTTGTTCCTCACCATTGCTCACAGGTTCCAACATCAAAGGTTTGACTTTTATGAATGATCTGTGTCCATGTTCGAGAGCACAAAGAcctcggtctgtgtgtgtgtgtgtgcgtatgtgtgtgggtctgtttgCTCCAACTTTCTGTCCCCTTTAAACAACTTGACTCAGTGGGCCAGAACGTGATCAGCACCCAGTCTCTAGTCTGGGGCATCTGGCGTCAGGACGATGCCATCTCAACCGCAGAGTGAACAAACATGACGTcaagcccgcacacacacacacgcacacacacacacgcactcccttAAACCACCCCTTGTTTTAACTccactcaatctctctctcacactcacagtcaGTATTCAAGCCTCCGcacacattctacacacacacacacacacacacacacactcgctctcatTATGCCACCCGCTTGCAACTTTTAGAATGTGTGTGGAATTAGACGAGAGAGTCCGCAAAACCGCCTGACTGAAAAACAggagcccagcccagctccagggACAAACATGTCTCAGTCACGCCATTCCTAGGGCActgcctccatcccccccccccccctctctctctctctctctctctctctctctctctctctctctctctctctctctctctctctctccctgttcactTTAGGCTTACTCATCCTCTCGTTCTATCTTTCTTCCTCCATTCGTCTCTTTTGACTCACATATTCCCTCTCTCTGGAATACGTGCACCTCAGGGGTAAACGTTCAGACGAAGGCATGTCTTCCACAGAGAGCTACATGTGTAGCGTGCCCACAAGGAGTTAACCTACTGAGACTCTGAGagatgggaagggggggagagggagggaggggaggggaggggagggagccagGAATGCCTCACCAGAGGATGGATGTTGAATCTAGTCTCACAGTGCCCCCTAGTGGATGTCTCTGGTCCTGGTTTGCTAGGTTTCAGACTGCTTTGGGTGAGTCCTTTGCTCTTTACAAAGGACAGAATTGCCATAAATTACATCTTCCCAAAGACTATTATCAATGTGTCGCTTCTCATTCACCAGCTCTTAGCTTTCTAGATAtatggtgtatgtatgtggcgtgtgtgtgtgtgtatgtttctaagTGATACCAGCATTCATATGTATGGTTTGTCCCTGTCAGGCCCTTGCTTATGTTCCACGGATGAAAATATCCTTTTACTTCAACATGAAAACATAAGTACATATTTTGCGGCTGCTAATTTTACGACTACATGTTTTATAAGGTCTTTATGCGCTGCTAAAGTGCTTCCCAAACGCCAGCAGTAAAATCCTGAGTCATCGAGAGAGCCAAGCCCATAGGgagcaggagagtgtgtgtgtgtgtgtgtgtgtgtgtgtgtgtgtatgttagtgaAAAGTGCATCTGGATGTCTTtttgatatactgtacatgttggATTTATTTTCTTTGATGGGTGTTCTGTGTGTCTAACATGTCCTTGACAGTGTGAGTTTGCTGAGTGTttgaagtgtgtgcatgtgtgtgcgtttgacatgtgtgtgtgtgttggacgtgtgtgtgtgaggtgaataATGGTAGGGAGCTAGTAGGCGTGCTGCTTTGTCAAACGAGATGTTCGCTCTGGGTGATTTAATGTTCTCCGAAGCAGAACGTGCGCAAGTTCTAACAGGGATCAACGCTGAAGACAGGAACTTGTCTCATATGTTGGACGGCTTCCAATCATTCCCTCTGGGAATCCATACTCGCAGTTCAGGAAACGATGACCTGTTCACATTCACAGTTGATGTTCTACCAGCAGTAACAAAAAAAGACGACCGAAACACTGGGAACTTTTCAAAGTCTCTTTTGTGTCCGACAACGTGATTGGCTCCGGTGCTGCACCCGCCTCCGAAATGGGCTGCGGTGCTGTGACAGCCCCTCCGATTGGCCGCAGTGACCGACAGCGCCTCCCTGTGGCTGTGTGCAGGAGCTGCTGCGCTCCTCCCAGGGCCTGTCTGAGGAGCGGGAGGACGTGAGGAGGAGGCTGCAGGCGGCCACGGAGCGCGTGCGCCAGCTGGAGGAAGACCTGCTGGGCGTCACCCAGAGAGGCCTGCAGAAGGAGACCGAGCTGGACTGGTACAACCACCTcccccacaggaacacacacacacacacactgagaggagCGTCGTACAAGGCTAGTGTACCCACTCCGACGCTGCCTAGGTCGTTGTCTCTGCGTTGTAGAGGATGACCATTCAGGAGCATCCCCTACTTAGTTCGTAGGGCCGTGTGGTCTGACCGCGGTTGCCTGTTCTGCAGCATCAGGGATCGTCTGAAGAAGCTGCTGGTGGAGAGGGACAGCCTGGAGAGCCAGCTGAAGAACGAGAAGGACGAGAGAGATCTCTACAAGGTGAGAGAGGCTCGCTGGAGGTGACTGAGGTTTCCTAGTTctggtagtgtgtatgtgtgtgtatgtgtatttatgtgtgtgtgtgtgtgtgtgcaggcccacCTGCGCAGCACGGAGCTGGAGAACACCAAGCTGAGTGCAGAGCTGCAGATGCTGAAGGCGGTGGAGCTGAACAGGGAGGTGACCATCGCTCAGTTCCAGGAGGAGCTGGACCGCCTCCGGTCCTGCGTGGCCCAGAGAGACAGCCTGGAGAAGGagctcagcacacacactgcggaccaggtacacacacacgcgcacagggacatggtgtgtgtggatgggattGAGTAAAAAGTTTGAAACAGGCACACTTGGAAGATTTTGTGTGGGTGATAGGTAATTAGAGGTTGGTGAAACTTCAGAATGGGGTtcaagtaggtgtgtgtgtgtgtgcgcgtgtgtgtaagtgtgcgcgGCAGGCCGAGGTGGCGCGCCTGCGCGAGCTGCTGCGTCAGGCCGAGGAGCAGCTGCAGGCGTCCCGCCAGCAGGCGGCCATGTTGGCGCTGGAGCTGCGCGACTCCACCAGCGCCCGCGACCGCACCATGACGGAGCTGTACCGCGCCCGCCTGGAGGCCGACGCCCTGCGCGCCAGCCTGGCCGACGCCCAGGCCGAGTGCCAGCGCATGGAGACGCAGCTGGACCGCATGAGGAGCGCCGCCCAGCAGGaagtggtgagggagggagggaggaagtgacacCTCCGAACCAGGAAGTGGACTTGTTTGGCTCTCCGTGCCGAGTCCTGACGGGATCGGTCCACACGGGATCGGTGTGCTTTGGTGGAACTTACTCGACCGctctgtctttcttctcctccctccctccctccccgcctgcccccccccccagggcgtGGGCACCTCGTCAGAGGGCGTGGTGTCGGAGGCGGAGGCCGAGCTCCagcgggaggtggaggagctgaagctccgcctccACATGGCGGCCGAGCACTACAAGGAGAAATACCGGGAGTGTCAGAGGCTGCGCCGGCAGGTGGCCAAGCTCGGCGAGGCTCAGGGGGTGAGGGtcctcgcacacgcacacacacacacacacacacacacgttaacactACTCAACTGGTGTTTGTGGCCTGTTCACAGGAGTCCAAAAGAAATCCTGGGGCTTTGACACTACAGGAGACTCTTACTCCCAGTCCGGAGTCACCtacaagaggtacacacacacacacacactacacactgtgTCTACAcgcgtcatgtatgtgtgatgtAAGCTGTACCCTGTATGTGCTGGCAGGGAGCCTGGCTGTTGCTGTGCTCCAGGGAATGACTGAGAAGACCTGTGCTCCTGAACCCGACACGGAAgaggcgctcacacacaccgacacacactccaacacacacacagaggaggaggatagacaGGGCGCCggggttggagagggggagagtaaggggcggggaggagaggaggtgggaagaGACGTAGGTGCAGGAGAGGCGAGGGGGAAAGTGGGGAACTtggaaaaggaagagaggcaTGAAGGGAGcgtgggagaggagagctggaggatggggagttgggtggaggtggagaacgAGAGCAAGAGCGCGGAGGAGAACGACGAAGGAAGGGGcgtggtggaggatgaggacggGAGGAgcgtggaggatgaggaggggaggagcgcgGAGGATGAGGACGGGAGGAGCGTGGAGGATGAGGACGGGAGGagcgtggaggaggtggagatgatgggGAGGAACGTGGAGATGATGGGGAGGagcgtggaggaggtggagatgatggggaggagcgtggaggaggtggagatgatggggaggagcgtggaggaggtggagatgatggggaggagcgtggaggaggtggagaaagaacagacccgctcggtggaggaggagctggcgagcatggaggagaagtggagggagCAGTGTGCCATCAACGAGACCCTCAAGCAACGTCTGGCCAATGAGGAGGAGCGCTTCAGAGTGAGTCGAGGGAagcgtgtgtacacacacacactctctcacacacacacatgcacgcaacaCGGGAACATAGACACTCCCTATTGTATTCCTCAGCCAAGCAGAGAGGTAGTGTCCAGGTCGGTTTAGTAAATCAAGTTGTTCTTAGGTTAGCCAAGCATCCTTAATCCTAcaaacagcgtgtgtgtgtgtgtgtgtgtgtgtgtgtgtgtgcgggctggctggctggcgggcATACAACTGACTTCTGAATAGATGCCTGCCTACTTgcacaagcgtgtgtgtgtgtgtttgatctcagtgagtgagtgtgtgtttatccctGCTGTAAATAAGGCTCTCTCTCCTTTGATAGCGTCTTCAGTCAGAGATAAATACTGGGACTGTGAGCTCCCTAATGGTCCTGGGGCAGACAGAGAGCTCCTTAGGCTGCCAGCCACACAGGGCCATGCTTTATGGCTGTTTACGCTGCAGACCCTGggaagcagggagacagggaggagagaaatgagagagagaagtgtacGATTGCAGACCCCTTTTCACCTGAACTTAACCCTCAGGCCATGTCGTAATTCAGTTTCCCCCGAAAGTAAgagtggggggggcagacagactgatGGACAAGAAGGGCAGGGCaggcggggagagggggagacagataggtcaagagggggagagacactcCTTTTGATAGTCTGCAGTGAGAGCAAAACAGCAGGCTAGGAGCAGAGCAGGCGTGagagagccgtgtgtgtgtgagtcctgcctgtgtgtgtgtgagtcctgcctgtgtgtgtgtgtgtgtgtgagtcctgcctgtgtgtgtgtgagtcctgcctgtgtgtgtgtgtgtgagtcctgcctgtgtgtgtgtgagtcctgcctgtgtgtgtgtgtgtgagtcctgcctgtgtgtgtgtgtgtgtgtgagtcctgcctgtgtgtgtgtgagtgagtcctgcctgtgtgtgtgtgagtcctgcctgtgtgtgtgtgagtcctgcctgtgtgtgtgtgtgtgagtcctgcctgtgtgtgtgtgagtcctgcctgtgtgtgtgtgagtcctgcctgtgtgtgtgtgtgtgagtcctgccTGTGACGTCTCGTTTCCCTGCTGCAGATCCACATGGCCGAGCGGGCCGGCGAGGTGACAGAGCTCAAGCACAAGCTGGCTCAGGCCCTCAGAGACAAGGAGAAACTCCAGGAGGTAGGACTGCCCACACTCTGTCCCACCGTCTCACCTGGGGCAGGAACATTCATATAGCTGTTAGAACATCACACCTGGTATAGGAACATTCATATAGCTGTTATAACATCACACCTGGACCTGGTATAGGAACACTCATATAGCTGTTATAACATCACACCTGGTATAGGAACACTCATATAGCTGGTTTAACATCACAACTGCACATGAACATCCCACCCAACGACCACTTAGACGGTAACAAAACGATCCCAAACCAGGTCTGAAACATACATAGGTGCAACATGGGAGATGTTTCACAGCGTTCAAGGATCCGATTCCTATATTTCTTTCCCTTAGTTCCTCTGAGTCTCCTGCCAGATGAAAGCTAGTGATGTTCCACACATACCTGCTCCGTAGCCCTGAGCTACTCCTCCATTATCAGGTGCAAATGCCAACCGTCGTGTCGGTTTTACCCCCGCGCCAAAATGTTAAGCTGGGATACGGCTGCACTAATGAAGTCATGAAGAGAAAAGGGCTCAGAGgaaatggggggaggaggaaagacaggaagagaaggaggcgaAGGAGAGATATGTCGTTTGACACCCATTACAGTAATGAGTAGATAACTAATGCACATGGTTCAGGTGGAAACGCTTCTGAGTAGAGAGACCGCGCTTTCCGAGAACTGAGAgagaaatgtttctttttttggggggtttgtttgttacGTCTTGGGGTTGACCTGACAGAGTGGTTATTTAAGGACTTAACCAATTATCTTGCACgttgctgttgttgtcgtgTCCAGGAACTGCAGCAGTgtctggacagacagagggagcgtGAGgcggaggggtcagaggtcaagcagCCCGTGGTGCTACgctaccccctcccctacccccaggacccctcccctccaccactggTGCCACACAGGCCTGCAGAGCTGCAGTACGGCAACCCCTACTCTGCTGACTGCACCCGAGgtacaccacctctctctctccctcaacccccttcacctctctctccctcaacccccttcacctctctctccctcaacccccttcacctctctctctctcaacccccttcacctctctctccctcaacccccttcacctctctctctctcaacccccttcacctctctctctctcaacccccttcacttctctctccctcaacccccttcacctctctctctctcaacccccttcacctctctctctctcaacccccttcacctctctctccctcaacccccttcacctctctctccctcaacccccttcagctctctctccctcaacccccttcacctctctctccctcaacccccttcagctctctctccctcaacccccttcacctctctctccctcaacccccttcacctctctctccctcaacccccttcacctctctctctctcaacccccttcacctctctctctctcaacccccttcacctctctctccctcaacccccttcacctctctctccctcaacccccttcagctctctctccctcaacccccttcacctctctctccctcaacccccttcagctctctctccctcaacccccttcacctctctctctctcaacccccttcacctctctctctctcaacccccttcacctctctctccctcaacccccttcacctctctctccctcaacccccttcagctctctctccctcaacccccttcacctctctctccctcaacccccttcagctctctctccctcaacccccttcacctctctctccctcaacccccttcagctctctctccctcaacccccttcacctctctctccctcaacccccttcagctctctctccctcaacccccttcacctctctctccctcaacccccttcagctctctctccctcaacccccttcaactctctctctctcaacccccttcacctctctgtccctcaacccccttcacctctctctccctcaacccccttcacctctctctccctcaacccccttcacctctctctccctcaacccccttcagctctctctccctcaacccccttcacctctctctccctcaacccccttcagctctctctccctcaacccccttcacctctctctccctcaacccccttcacctctctctctctcaacccccttcacctctctctccctcaacccccttcacctctctctccctcaacccccttcacct
Above is a window of Osmerus mordax isolate fOsmMor3 chromosome 18, fOsmMor3.pri, whole genome shotgun sequence DNA encoding:
- the LOC136962002 gene encoding LOW QUALITY PROTEIN: tax1-binding protein 1 homolog A-like (The sequence of the model RefSeq protein was modified relative to this genomic sequence to represent the inferred CDS: inserted 1 base in 1 codon; deleted 1 base in 1 codon), translated to MMSSFQVVGSSPNSSVGVMETSNFAHVIFQNVGKSFLPQAPLECCYTLTPYLAPNPKDWVGIFKVGWSTARDYYTFLWSPMPEDYEPGSTVHRTVVFQGYYVPKSDGEFYQFCYVTHTGDIRGASTPFLFRTATPTEELLTVTEDDSNSDXLVVTTKSGLLEEAQQERRELLKAMHLLQEEKKLLLEEQRRLARERELERETCSLLRTHNQELLRSSQGLSEEREDVRRRLQAATERVRQLEEDLLGVTQRGLQKETELDCIRDRLKKLLVERDSLESQLKNEKDERDLYKAHLRSTELENTKLSAELQMLKAVELNREVTIAQFQEELDRLRSCVAQRDSLEKELSTHTADQCARQAEVARLRELLRQAEEQLQASRQQAAMLALELRDSTSARDRTMTELYRARLEADALRASLADAQAECQRMETQLDRMRSAAQQEVGVGTSSEGVVSEAEAELQREVEELKLRLHMAAEHYKEKYRECQRLRRQVAKLGEAQGESKRNPGALTLQETLTPSPESPTRGSLAVAVLQGMTEKTCAPEPDTEEALTHTDTHSNTHTEEEDRQGAGVGEGESKGRGGEEVGRDVGAGEARGKVGNLEKEERHEGSVGEESWRMGSWVEVENESKSAEENDEGRGVVEDEDGRSVEDEEGRSAEDEDGRSVEDEDGRSVEEEVEMMGRSVEEVEKEQTRSVEEELASMEEKWREQCAINETLKQRLANEEERFRIHMAERAGEVTELKHKLAQALRDKEKLQEELQQCLDRQREREAEGSEVKQPVVLRYPLPYPQDPSPPPLVPHRPAELQYGNPYSADCTRDGADGALSPEQMPRPPPEAPTCGPPPSAPGATWDQGVVCIQPSRSMSPPDGLEHPPEEPRNVGDGAQPACNHQAGRRNEGRGSFCFDSSGAVHKRCPLCEVIFPPHFEQRSFEQHVESHWKVCPVCSQQFPLDCQQQLFERHVLTHFDGHVLNFDNIE